The following nucleotide sequence is from Desulfovibrio sp. JC022.
AAATACTGGAACGAAGCGTATTAAGCATACGTGAGTTTCAGTATTTCTCGCAGCAACGACGCAGATGGTGCTTTATCAGCAGTCTGATCCCTTGCGGGCTTTTATTTATATTGATACTCGCAACCATGTCTGGCAGCGTAAAAGCCGCCTGAAACTAAAATTCCGAGTTGAAATCGTTGTAACGGACGGGGATGTTATTCGGAAACAACCGTCTTGCCAAGGAAAACGCTCACACAGGAGAATATAAGTGCCGTTTTATACCCAACCGCTTGATATGCAGATATTCATTCTGGTCAACCAGATATTCCGCAAGCACTGGATGGACATAGCAATGCCTCTGCTTTCCTCCGCAGCCCTGCTCTGGACCATTATCGCGGTAGTCACTATTTTCGGAGTCTGGAAAAAAGGTCCAAAATTTCTAGTCATTATCCTGCTAATCTCCGCCACCATGGGGCTGGCCGACTTTTCCACCAACATGATCAAAAAATCCATAGGCAGGGTCCGCCCGCTCAATTCCATTGCCCTGACCTATTTCAAAGAAGACGGAATCTGGCAACGCAGACCGCTGGATTACCAGCAGACCAAAGAACGCGGCAATTCCTACCCTTCCGCCCATGCTGCAAACTCCATGGCCTTCGCGGTCATGCTCATGTTCTTTTTCCGCCAACTGCGCCCGTGGATGCTCTTCCTGCCCATCGGGGTCGGTTATTCTCGCCTCTATCTGGGAAAGCATTTCCCTACTGACGTCATGGCAGGCTGGGCCTTTGGGGCCTGCATCGCCATTTCAGTCTGGCTGCTTTGGAGTTATTGGCTGAAATTTAAGTTGCCGGAAAAATATAGGCCTTAAAAACTGAATCCCCCTTGGAAAATTCCGAGGGGGATTTAGTTACTTGACTGCAAAGATTGGTGCGGAAACAATCTACTGGTTATACCATATGCTCAGGTTCCATGTGTTTGCATCCTTTTGATAAAACATGTGCCTATTCACTTTAGTAATAGGAACAGGAGCCTTAATATCCAGCCTGATAAACGAGGAACTACACATTACGGTTCTAACATCACACGTTCCGGCAGCTTGACCTTGATTGCCAAACATTGTGCCTAGAAAAAAACCTATCCCCAAAACAAACGCGAGTACTGCGACCCGCAACGCTTTCGTTTTCATTGCCCTGCTCCTTGATTGACTGTTTCTCCTACTTACAATGGTACATAAAAAACAACCTTTGCTCCATACATTAAAAAATCGACTTGATCCGTAAGGACCAAGTCGATTTTTTATTTGAAGGATGGGGTGATGAAAAATTACCGGGCTGGCTAAAAAAGTTGTTACCCACAAGACAATTTACAATAAAATTTTCAGCCAGCTCCGGTTAGAAATATTTGTCCGGGATTCCCGGGGATGCGTGGAATCCCGGACACATTGGAAGGAAGGAGTTTTCAACTAGATTCCCGGAACCGGAAACCTTGAGCAGAAAGATTCAATTTCCGACCGGGTGGTGACGGCCAGATTTTTGTCTTCAGGATTTTGGAGGATGGTGGTCATCCAACCCGCCAATTTGACCATATCGGACTCCTTCATGCCGCGGGAGGTGGCTGCGGGAGTACCGATCCTGATACCGCTGGGCTTCAGGGGCGGATTGGGGTCATCGGGGACGATCTGTTTGTTGGTAGTGATAGCAACCTCATCGAGCAGTTCTTCGGCAACTTTGCCATTGATGCCGTAGCTCTTCTCGGTATCGAGAACCATCATGTGATTGTCTGTTCCTCCGGTGACTAGGGAGGCACCGGATTTCAGCAGTTCATCCGCCAATGTTTTTGCATTAAGCAGCACCTGCCTGCCGTATTCCTTGAATTCCGGCTCAAGTGCTTTTTTGAGGGTAACCGCGATACCGGCAATGGTGTTCATGTGCGGTCCGCCCTGCAAACCGGGGAAGACGGCTTTATCGATCTTGGGCGCGAATTCCTTTTTGCAAAGGATCATTCCGCCACGGGGACCGCGCAGGGACTTGTGGGAGGTAGAAGTGACAACATCAAAGCCGAAGTCAAAGGGATTGCGGATGACATCGGCTGCAATGAGACCGCCGTAGTGCGAGGCATCGGTCATGGTGATAGCCCCAACTTCGTCGGCAATCTTCTTGAAGGCGGCGTAATCCAGATCGCGGGGATAAGAGGTGTATCCGCAAAGGATCATTTTCGGCTTGTGTTCAAGGGCGGTTTTGCGCAGCTCGTCAAAATCAATCGCACCGTCAACCGGATCAGTTTTGTAGCGGATGAAATTAAAAAGCTTGCCCATGAAGGAAACCGGGGCACCGTGAGTGAGGTGCCCGCCATGGGAGAGATCCATGGCCAGAATAGTATCGCCGGGTTCAAGAAGGCCGAGATATACAGCCTGGTTCATGGGAGAACCGGAGAGCGGCTGTACATTAGCGTGCTCACAACGAAAGACCTGCTTTGCCCGCTCACGGGCAATGTCTTCGATAGTATCAGTGAATTCCTGACCGCCGTAGTAACGTCTGCCGGGGTAACCTTCGGAGTATTTGTTGGTAAAAACACTGCCGAGGGTGCAGAGAACTTCGGGGTAGGTGTAATTTTCAGAAGGGATCAGCTCAATACCGACTTTCTGACGGGATTCCTCGCCTGAAAGTGCATTGAAAATGTCGGGGTCATTTGATTGGAGAAGATTTCGATATTCCTGCATGGGCACTCCTTGTAGATCGCCTCATGAAGAGGCAAGGAAGCACGTCTTGAAAAAGACGAGGCCCAGGCGAGCGGCAGGTAAAATAAATTCCGTGTTTCCCTGTGGTTAATTCCACATTACATCGCCAGTTGCACGGAATGTGTGTTCAAAAACTGACCTATAACTAGCAACAGATTCAGCCTCTGTAAACAAGTTTTTCAACTTGTGCTTAAATTTCCGGTTCACCAAGCTTGTAGCGTATGCGCAGGACACCGTCATCAAAGCTGTGTGAAACCATCTTGAATTCACCTATTTCATTGGATTTTTCAACATGCTCACCAATACAGGGACAGGCATCAAAATCACCGATATTTACCACCCGCACCTCGGTCACTCCTTCAGGAAGACGGGTCAGATTGAAGCGTTCATCGGCCTCTTTAAGACTGATCATCTGTTCAGTCACAATCAATTCTGAAGAAATCGCTTCGTTAACACCCTGCTCGATCTCACCAGCTTCAACGTCAGTCAACCCGCGCTCGAACTTATAATCGCACTTGGATTTCTTCTTGTTGATATGCGCACTGAAACAGCGGTCACAATCAAACTTACGTACCATCACCTGATTCAAAATATGCTCCGCAGAATGCATACGGGGCTGGTAGTGTTTTGCCATGTTTGGAAGTTCCTTTTTTATTCGTTAAATTACTTACTCCCTAACGTATTCCAATTGGACGTATAGCTCAAGCTCCCGAAAAACAGCATCTAACTCCGGCACAATAACTGCCCAAAAAACAAAAAAAACCGGAACCACGACCTTAATTCAGATCACAGCTCCGGTTTAATTCTTTACAATTTAAATGAAAACCTAGAAAAACCTGCGCTTCACAAATCCAACCACACCAAGCCCACCGAGCATGAGAAATGCGGCACCCGGAATGGGGGTCGGGGCAACATTGGAGATATTGGTAACCTTCAAATCTACTGCTGCAACCTGAGTATAGGACCAATTATCTTCCACATTGTAAGCGGCTTCATATACCTGCTGCACAGTTGAACCGATGGCGAGATCTGTAAAACTATCCCCCCAACCATTCATATACACTGATGAATAATCATTTCCAGTGTATGCATAATAATTGTGCTTACCATCCTTCAAGTATGCATTAGTATTGGATCCATAACCATTCAGCGTACCTGAAAACAAAGAACTGTAATAAGATTTATTTACAGTTTTAGTCTTTCCGTTGTTCTGCGTATAGTATCCGGTCCGATCAGTATCGATTTCAATCACATACCTCACAGTATCGCCGATGGATAACCCGGCTGCACTGGCCAACCCGCCACCATCACTGATGGCACCAACAGTACCTTCAAGGGTATAATAATAAGATGAAGCAAAAGCCTGTGCCGGGAGAACAAAAATAACCAGCAAAGCCAGAATGCTTAAAATATTCTTCATTAGGATCACCTCCACCGATTTTCCTAGACTGAAAATAACCTCTGTACAAAATTCAGTCAAGAAATCCCGGAAAAACCGTATCAGGTCTACGGTAAGCCAACCTGTTAATATTTCGAAACTTTAAACATGTGTCAAAAAACACATATAAATATATTATGTATTATCAACAAAAAAACAAGTGCTCATTGCCATAATACCGACAGCTGCCAGCTGCATTTATTTAGTCAAGCAAGGTCAATGCCAGAAACAGATGGCGCAAAAAATCCCGGCTGAAAAACTTCAGCCGGGACTCTGATGCAAACTTCAAAAAATGAAGACTAACTTAAATCTGAAATTCACCAGACTTATAGATGACCACTTCGCTGCCATCTTTTAGCTTAGCATAAACTGTTTTATCCTGTGTATTTACCAGATCCCAATGCAAGGCAGAGGTGTTGTAGCCAAGCTCTTCTTTCATCTGTTCATTCAGTTCGGCCTGATCCCCCGCATAGGTATCAGGGTAGGAAGAACCTACCGCAACATGGCAGTTCCCGAATTCTCCACCGTAGTTCTCATCATAAAGGGTGTTGGCCATAAATTTGTCAATACGGGAAAAGCGACGGTCTGTAAGGGAAAATTCACCAAGCTTGGATGCACCTTCGTCCATTGCCAGCTGCTTTTTAACGAACTCCTCACCTTCCTTGGCACTGACCTCCTTGGCTATGCCATCTTCAAAAACAAGGCGTACGCCTTCAACATAATTACCGGAACGGTAAGAAGGCTGATCCGCGTAATAGACACCGGATGTTCCACGCCAGTCAGGTGAAATAAAAAGTTCAAAGCTGGGAATATTGTGACCGGAAACACCGATCCACTGACGCAATTCGCCATGCTTCACGGTCAGGTCCATATCGTCGGTCACAACACGGTAGGACTCAATACCCAGACCGTTGAGCCAATTTTTAACCTCGGAAGCTTTTTCAAAAACGGAATTCCAGCAGGCAGCCGGATCATCTTCATCAAGATAGCAGGCTTTGACTATCTGGGCAGTGAATTCCTTAATTGTAAGTCCGGCGGATTCAGCAAGCGCCCTTGTGGGGTAAGAACAAAGTGTCCAGCCGAGTTCCCCTTTCTGCTCCTTTTTTTCCATAATATCACGCAGGAACTTGCGGGCAACCGCGCATTTTCCCATGCGGGAAGGTTCAACCCCGGCTAGATGGGTCAGGGACGAAGGAGCCAGCAAAACAATCAAGCCGTTGAGACCTTGGGTAAATTCCTCTTCACCCGGAGCAATATAGCGAAGCTGATCGTCATTGCCGTCGCCGTAGAAACTTCTCTCCATTTCCGGAGTCAGGGTCATTCTGGGCACGGGATTAAGCCCTTCATCAATAAGCCGTTTGAATACAGCTTCAGCAAGAGGCAGAGCTTCCGCTTCATAGCGGACCATGATCAAATCGCCCTTTTCATAAGGCTTTGTACGGGCGGTGGTCAGACCCCACCACAGGGCATCAACATATTTATCGAGCTGTTCATTAGTCAGCATAAAAACTCCTAAAATTATAGCATCAAGTATTGGCAGTTAAAGCCACCTACTAATTCAATGTTCAAGCAATGTCATCCTCTATAGTCTTAAAAAGCACCCTTCTGAATTGAAAATCATAATCTCTGCTTGAAAATCATAATCTAGATAATTAAGATGTTTCTTGTACTTTTTAGTACCTGTGTTCTTGACATGCGGATAGCTTGTGGCTATCCACATTTCAATAGCCCTGAGTCGGGGTCAAAGTCGAACCAAATTCGACCCAATCCTAATTGTTAAAAGACTGCGTAGCCTGTCGGCTTTTGTACGCAGGCTACCAGAGGCTAAAAAATCAATCTTTTTGGAGGGTAACTCTATGAGCTACATTATTACCATTGATAATGACAAATGTAACGGTGACGGCGAATGTGTTGATGTATGTCCTACCGAAGTTTACGAACTTCAGGACGGCAAAGCAGTAGCTGTTAACGAAGACGAATGCCTCGGTTGTGAGTCCTGTATCGAAGTTTGCGAACAGGATGCTATTACCATCGACGAGCAGTAGAAAATTCTTCATTAGCGAAGTTTACAAGGCGGGAATCAGGGTCTAGCCCAGATTCCCGCCTGCTCTTTAATTAAGGGTCAGCGAACATACATTGTTCATTGGACCAGCCTGCCGGAGCCGGATTTCTTTTTCTCCTCCCCTTCTCCTTTCCCCTTTTTTATGCGCCATCCCCGGCATGCTCTCTGTGCCGACTTATGAAACCGCCGTGCGGGTCCGGTTTCAAAAAAATCAGTAATTATTTTCACGCAGACGATTGACTGCTGAACAATAAGACTTAGTTTATACGAGCTTACGCGGACATATCCGCCAAGACTCTGAACATATTTTTTTTACGGAGGTTTTGCTTTGGAGTTCAAAGAAATTTTTAAAAAATATGAAGATCTTGTTGCTGAAGTGGACAAGACTTTCAATAAGATATCCGAACAGACTGAAGACGGTATCAAGTGTGCCAAGGGATGCAGCGACTGTTGCCACGCCCTCTTCGATCTGACTCTTGTGGAAGCGATCTACATCAACCGCAAGTTCAACGAAATTTACAGCGGCATGGAACGCTCTGAGATCATGCATGAAGCAGATGTTTCGGATAGACACATCCATAAGATCAAAAGAAGAGCTTTCAAAGCCAGCCAGTCCGGAGCCTCCACAACAGAAATCCTCAAGGAAGTATCCCTTGCAAGGGTTAAATGTCCGCTCCTGAAGGAAAGCAACCTCTGTGCACTCTATGATTTCAGGCCCCTGACCTGTCGCATCTACGGTGTTCCCATGAACATCGGCGGACAGGCCCATTCCTGCCAAAAATCAGGTTTCACCCCGGGTAAGGCTTACCCCACCATCAATATGGACACATTGCAGTCCAAACTGATGCAGCTCAGCGAAGAACTTGCTGCTTCCATCAACTCTTCCCTTAAGGAACTGCCTGAAGTGCTTGTTCCTGTTTCCATGGCTCTGGTTACCGAATACACAGCGGAATACCTCGGCGCCAACACCGGAAAGAAAGAGGAAGCCCCGGCGGAAAAAGCAGCTCCTTCCGAAGAATGCGGAACCTGCGACAAGGACAAATCCGCATGTGCCACCTGCAACTACTCTGTTGAACTCGGCGCAATGCCCGAGAATTAGGAGATTAAAAGTGGGCACCCTTACTCCGGAAGAGTTGGAAGAACAAAAAAAGTACATGTACGAAAAACTTTCGCCGCGCAGGCGCAGGTTTGTCGACAAAATCGGTTATGACGAGTGGGAACCATTCGCAAAGCCTTTCGATCCCATTGACCTTCGACAGGACATTACCGGACGAACCTCACAGCAGTTATGCGAAGAGTTCATCAGGGATGTCCATGTAAGCCGTAACTCGGAATACGCTCAGGCTGCCGCCGAGTTCGGAGTAATGCTGGTTATGAACTTTGAAAAAGTTCGCCCCATTTTCGACTTTTGCGTCTGGTACGATGAGTTGCTGAAAAAAGAAGGCAAGAATCCTTAGCCCTAATTTCGCAGTTAACCGCCAACAAAGACAAACTTTTTTGTAAATATAAGAGGTTTTTTCCATGCAGAAATTTGACAATATCGACGACTACATCGAAGATCTTAAAAAGAAAAAAGAAGCCAGCCCCACCTGTAGTAACACCCGCTACAACCTTGGTGTTGCACACCTCTCCAAAAGAGAGTTCATGGAAGCTGAGCGTGAATTCCTCGTAGCTATCGACGAATCCCCCAAAATGGCGGAAGCATACGTGCAGCTCGGCGGTATCGCCATGCAGCGCGGCGACCTTGAAGGCTGCCTGCGCTACAACATTACCGCTACCCAGCAGCGTCCTTTCTTCGCAGTACCCTGGGGCAACATAGGGTATGTTTACATGGAACAGGGCGAAACCGACAAGGCAATCAAAGCCCTGAAACGCGCCATCAAATACGATCCCAACTTTGTGCAGGCTCTCTCCACCCTCGGTGCTGCATACTTTAACGAAGGCGAAGTCGACGACTGCATCGAAGTCTGTGAAAAAGCCCTCAAACTTGCAGACAACTTCGGTCCGGCTTGGAACAACCTCGCCCTCTGCTACACTGAAAAAGAAGATTACAAAAAAGCAGTCGAATGCGTAGACAAAGCCGTTGAAACCGGTTTTGACGTATCTGATGATTTCCTCAAGGAACTTGAAGAACATCGCTAGAAGCTTTTTGAAACAGCATTTAAAAGCTCCCCGGTCATTATGACCGGGGAGCTTTTGTTTTTTAGGGCTCTAAAATCAAGCTGATACTTACTCTCGTAAACAGCAATAAATTATGCTAACGTTGCAGAAAAGAAATTGAATGAGAAAAATACGGCATGCTGAACACGCCTGCCACCTGCGACACATTCCCTAACTGCACAACCGGATTCATATGCATAACGCAGCTGACTTACTTACTTTCAGTGGCATTGTCTGCTTTCTGATCGCCATTCTGCACATAGTGATAATTATTGTCGGCCCTAAAGCCTACCGCTACTTCGGTGCCGGCGAGGACCTAAGCTCCCTTGCGGAAAAACACTCACCTATTCCCCCGCTACTGACCGTATTCATTGCAACTATAATAGCAGCCTTCGGGCTTTACGCTTTTTCTGGAGCCGGAAAATTTGCAAGAATGCCCATGCTCGGCCCTGTGCTGATAATTATCGGCAGTATCTTCAGTATCAGGGGATTAATCCTGCCTGTACAACTTTTCAACCTGCTCAAAAATCCCCACAAGACCGAGACAAAGGAAATCTTCTTTTCCATAATTGCCCTGCTGACCGGATTCTGTCTTTTATACGGAACATTCCTGAACCGGGATTTTATATTCCTTCCTTAAACTGCCATATTACAACTCTCGTGCTCCGACGAATTAAAATAACTCACCTTTGAGAACAGCTTTTCAGACGCTTAAATTATAAACAAAACAACAGCGATATCTGCCGAGAATTATGGACAAAGGGATAAGCAACCTGTTAATTAAGGCAAAAGGATTCCTGTTTTGAAGCAGGTTACAATCAGCTTAAAAAGAACTGATAACTATTGTATTTTTATATTTCTTTGATATTCTTCATCGGTACACATTAATTCGGAGGATTAAATGGCACTTAGCAAACTAGCAGGACAACCGGCACCGGCCGAGATCCTTGAAAACATCCCCAGACTCGTATCAGCATACTACACCGTTAAACCAGATCCTTCCGTTGACTCTCATCTTGTAGCCTTCGGAACCTCCGGGCACAGAGGCTCGGCCCTTGACGGTTCCTTTAACGAAGCCCACATTTTCGCAATAGCACAGGCCATCAGCGAATACAGAAAATCCATGGGTTACACAGGCCCGCTCTTCATGGGCAAAGACCCGCATGCCCTTTCTGAACCGGCCCAGATTTCAGCATTGGAAGTTTTTGCTGCCAACGGCGTTACCGTGTTGCTCAATGACAAGGGCTACACCCCCACCCCGGCAATTTCTCACGCCATCCTCGCCTACAACAAAGGCAGGAAGGACGGCTTTGCAGACGGCGTGGTCATCACCCCGTCACACAACCCTCCGCGCGACGGAGGTTTCAAATACAATCCGCCCAGTGCCGGACCTGCCGGAACACGTATCACAAGCACCATCCAGAACCGGGCTAATGAGATTCTCAAAAACGGCCTGAAGGATGTTAAGCGTATTCCGTTCAATCGTGCTCTGGCTGCTGACACCACTCAGGAATTCGATTTCACCACCCCGTATATAAACGACCTCGAAAACATCGTCGACATGCAGGCCATTGCGTCTGCCGGCCTGAGCATCGGAGTTGATCCACTCGGTGGGGCCGCTATTGATTTCTGGGAACCCATTGCCGAGAAATACGGCCTGAACATGAGTGTGGTGAATAAAAAAATCGACCCGGCCTACGCATTCATGCATGTGGATAAGGACGGCAAGATCCGCATGGACTGCTCCTCACCATACGCCATGGCCGGACTCATCGAACTGAAAGATAAGTATGATATTTCATTCTCCAACGACCCGGACACCGACAGGCACGGCATTGTCACCAAAAGCCGCGGCCTGATGAACCCAAACCACTATCTGGCCGTTGCCATTGAATATCTTTACAAGCACAGGCCGCAATGGAGTGAAAAACTAACCGTCGGTAAAACCCTTGTTTCCAGCTCCATGATCAACAGAGTGGCAAAATCAATCAACCGCCCGCTCATGGAAGTCCCGGTCGGTTTCAAATGGTTTGTG
It contains:
- a CDS encoding phosphatase PAP2 family protein, whose translation is MPFYTQPLDMQIFILVNQIFRKHWMDIAMPLLSSAALLWTIIAVVTIFGVWKKGPKFLVIILLISATMGLADFSTNMIKKSIGRVRPLNSIALTYFKEDGIWQRRPLDYQQTKERGNSYPSAHAANSMAFAVMLMFFFRQLRPWMLFLPIGVGYSRLYLGKHFPTDVMAGWAFGACIAISVWLLWSYWLKFKLPEKYRP
- the glyA gene encoding serine hydroxymethyltransferase translates to MQEYRNLLQSNDPDIFNALSGEESRQKVGIELIPSENYTYPEVLCTLGSVFTNKYSEGYPGRRYYGGQEFTDTIEDIARERAKQVFRCEHANVQPLSGSPMNQAVYLGLLEPGDTILAMDLSHGGHLTHGAPVSFMGKLFNFIRYKTDPVDGAIDFDELRKTALEHKPKMILCGYTSYPRDLDYAAFKKIADEVGAITMTDASHYGGLIAADVIRNPFDFGFDVVTSTSHKSLRGPRGGMILCKKEFAPKIDKAVFPGLQGGPHMNTIAGIAVTLKKALEPEFKEYGRQVLLNAKTLADELLKSGASLVTGGTDNHMMVLDTEKSYGINGKVAEELLDEVAITTNKQIVPDDPNPPLKPSGIRIGTPAATSRGMKESDMVKLAGWMTTILQNPEDKNLAVTTRSEIESFCSRFPVPGI
- a CDS encoding VPLPA-CTERM sorting domain-containing protein, producing the protein MKNILSILALLVIFVLPAQAFASSYYYTLEGTVGAISDGGGLASAAGLSIGDTVRYVIEIDTDRTGYYTQNNGKTKTVNKSYYSSLFSGTLNGYGSNTNAYLKDGKHNYYAYTGNDYSSVYMNGWGDSFTDLAIGSTVQQVYEAAYNVEDNWSYTQVAAVDLKVTNISNVAPTPIPGAAFLMLGGLGVVGFVKRRFF
- a CDS encoding aminopeptidase produces the protein MLTNEQLDKYVDALWWGLTTARTKPYEKGDLIMVRYEAEALPLAEAVFKRLIDEGLNPVPRMTLTPEMERSFYGDGNDDQLRYIAPGEEEFTQGLNGLIVLLAPSSLTHLAGVEPSRMGKCAVARKFLRDIMEKKEQKGELGWTLCSYPTRALAESAGLTIKEFTAQIVKACYLDEDDPAACWNSVFEKASEVKNWLNGLGIESYRVVTDDMDLTVKHGELRQWIGVSGHNIPSFELFISPDWRGTSGVYYADQPSYRSGNYVEGVRLVFEDGIAKEVSAKEGEEFVKKQLAMDEGASKLGEFSLTDRRFSRIDKFMANTLYDENYGGEFGNCHVAVGSSYPDTYAGDQAELNEQMKEELGYNTSALHWDLVNTQDKTVYAKLKDGSEVVIYKSGEFQI
- a CDS encoding ferredoxin, giving the protein MSYIITIDNDKCNGDGECVDVCPTEVYELQDGKAVAVNEDECLGCESCIEVCEQDAITIDEQ
- a CDS encoding YkgJ family cysteine cluster protein, with the translated sequence MEFKEIFKKYEDLVAEVDKTFNKISEQTEDGIKCAKGCSDCCHALFDLTLVEAIYINRKFNEIYSGMERSEIMHEADVSDRHIHKIKRRAFKASQSGASTTEILKEVSLARVKCPLLKESNLCALYDFRPLTCRIYGVPMNIGGQAHSCQKSGFTPGKAYPTINMDTLQSKLMQLSEELAASINSSLKELPEVLVPVSMALVTEYTAEYLGANTGKKEEAPAEKAAPSEECGTCDKDKSACATCNYSVELGAMPEN
- a CDS encoding tetratricopeptide repeat protein, which encodes MQKFDNIDDYIEDLKKKKEASPTCSNTRYNLGVAHLSKREFMEAEREFLVAIDESPKMAEAYVQLGGIAMQRGDLEGCLRYNITATQQRPFFAVPWGNIGYVYMEQGETDKAIKALKRAIKYDPNFVQALSTLGAAYFNEGEVDDCIEVCEKALKLADNFGPAWNNLALCYTEKEDYKKAVECVDKAVETGFDVSDDFLKELEEHR
- the pgm gene encoding phosphoglucomutase (alpha-D-glucose-1,6-bisphosphate-dependent); the encoded protein is MALSKLAGQPAPAEILENIPRLVSAYYTVKPDPSVDSHLVAFGTSGHRGSALDGSFNEAHIFAIAQAISEYRKSMGYTGPLFMGKDPHALSEPAQISALEVFAANGVTVLLNDKGYTPTPAISHAILAYNKGRKDGFADGVVITPSHNPPRDGGFKYNPPSAGPAGTRITSTIQNRANEILKNGLKDVKRIPFNRALAADTTQEFDFTTPYINDLENIVDMQAIASAGLSIGVDPLGGAAIDFWEPIAEKYGLNMSVVNKKIDPAYAFMHVDKDGKIRMDCSSPYAMAGLIELKDKYDISFSNDPDTDRHGIVTKSRGLMNPNHYLAVAIEYLYKHRPQWSEKLTVGKTLVSSSMINRVAKSINRPLMEVPVGFKWFVDPLLDGTCGFGGEESAGASFLRKDGTVWTTDKDGIIMNLLAAEITAITEQDPGEHYTTLEKQFGHPVYKRIDTPATEEQKKAFSILTPDMVKAKTLAGETIEERLTAAPGNGEAIGGLKIVTENGWFAARPSGTESIYKIYAESFKGLAHLVAIQEEAGKIVNAAFEVALK